The Leadbettera azotonutricia ZAS-9 genome has a window encoding:
- a CDS encoding response regulator — translation MAERRIVLTVDDMPENLTTIRSILQGYFDVRLAKSAKLALGLLDNIMPELILLDIEMPGMSGFDFLGQMRRDHPESKKIPVIFVTSHASADFITKAINAGAVDYIVKPVKAELLLKKIDAIIGLPETKSAHNPLEDKLRNLLMIIASGDVSRAELLIREMRNIASSQNVHIRRFTDEIGVLVDSFDYEKAKGKIKEFLVYLSIS, via the coding sequence ATGGCTGAGAGAAGAATCGTTCTTACTGTGGATGACATGCCTGAAAATCTTACGACAATACGCAGCATACTTCAGGGTTATTTTGATGTCCGCCTTGCAAAATCAGCAAAGCTTGCATTAGGCCTTTTGGATAACATCATGCCTGAGCTCATACTCCTTGATATTGAAATGCCCGGTATGTCGGGTTTTGATTTCTTGGGGCAGATGCGTCGAGACCATCCTGAGAGCAAAAAAATACCGGTTATTTTTGTTACTTCCCATGCATCTGCGGATTTTATAACCAAGGCTATAAATGCAGGAGCAGTGGATTATATTGTAAAGCCCGTCAAGGCTGAATTGCTGCTTAAAAAGATAGATGCCATTATAGGGCTGCCTGAAACAAAGTCCGCCCATAATCCCCTGGAGGATAAACTCAGGAACCTTTTGATGATAATCGCTTCGGGGGATGTTTCCAGAGCTGAACTTTTGATACGGGAAATGAGGAATATCGCTTCAAGCCAGAATGTGCATATACGCCGTTTCACCGATGAAATCGGGGTTCTTGTGGATTCTTTTGACTATGAGAAGGCCAAGGGCAAAATCAAGGAATTTCTGGTGTACCTGTCAATCTCTTAA
- a CDS encoding fibronectin type III domain-containing protein, giving the protein MRNSYAGNGNLSFSDYSELRFFARANDTPYRWNDVPWVPVAAGADLGEVLAGRYIQVAADFYPSGNGEATPYLDELRIVYQANEPPPPPALVTAIARDGAVELSWRAVPSQDLGGYLVYYGTSSGEYFGEHAILEGRELKSPVNAGLRNSVRIEGLKNGTLYYFAVAAYDKTLKEAGMFSREAAARPLRQPAQGL; this is encoded by the coding sequence ATGAGGAATTCCTATGCGGGGAACGGGAATTTGAGTTTTTCCGATTACTCTGAACTGCGCTTTTTTGCAAGGGCCAATGATACGCCTTACCGGTGGAACGATGTGCCCTGGGTCCCGGTAGCTGCCGGGGCTGATTTGGGCGAGGTGCTTGCGGGGCGTTACATACAGGTAGCGGCGGATTTCTACCCTTCGGGGAATGGAGAGGCTACGCCGTATCTGGACGAACTGCGCATTGTGTATCAGGCCAATGAGCCGCCGCCGCCGCCTGCCTTAGTAACCGCCATCGCAAGGGATGGGGCAGTGGAACTTTCGTGGCGGGCGGTTCCTTCGCAGGATTTGGGAGGCTACCTTGTCTATTACGGCACATCCAGTGGCGAATACTTTGGAGAACATGCTATACTCGAAGGCAGGGAGCTTAAGTCTCCCGTAAATGCGGGGCTGAGGAATTCGGTGCGTATAGAGGGGCTCAAGAACGGGACCCTCTACTACTTCGCTGTTGCGGCTTATGATAAAACCCTGAAGGAAGCGGGGATGTTTTCGAGGGAGGCTGCGGCCCGGCCTTTGCGGCAGCCCGCGCAAGGCCTTTAA
- a CDS encoding HDOD domain-containing protein, translated as MKPELSEKIDEYIKNMPSLPTSVAKVLEVCNNPQTSPADLNHVISLDPVLVGRVLKLINSAYYGLSSHVTNLVRAIIMLGINTVKNLALSTAVMGNLAGKKDPLGLDMEGFWRHSLCVGVAAKLLAKKRGIDPKLAEEYFTAGLLHDIGKIPLNTVLSKEYMLTLHEADMERISLHKGEEKTLGLDHCAAGAMVVKAWKLEGAVGDAIIFHHSSEAYAGNSVDVLYSVIAANRFASLGDIGFAGDRYPDKIEKSVWDALGITQEAFAELEPMVNSEIEKAKIFLKI; from the coding sequence ATGAAGCCTGAACTCAGCGAAAAAATCGATGAATATATAAAGAACATGCCCAGCCTTCCAACTTCGGTAGCAAAAGTGCTGGAAGTGTGCAATAATCCCCAGACAAGCCCTGCGGATCTCAACCATGTTATTTCCCTCGATCCGGTGCTGGTAGGGCGGGTGCTCAAGCTTATCAATTCTGCGTATTATGGTTTGAGCAGCCATGTCACAAACCTTGTCAGGGCTATCATCATGCTGGGCATTAATACAGTTAAAAATCTTGCGCTCTCCACAGCGGTCATGGGGAATCTGGCAGGGAAAAAAGATCCCCTTGGTTTGGATATGGAAGGTTTTTGGAGACATTCGCTCTGCGTGGGTGTCGCAGCAAAACTGTTGGCCAAAAAACGGGGTATTGATCCGAAATTAGCTGAAGAATATTTTACCGCCGGACTTCTCCATGACATAGGAAAAATCCCGCTCAATACAGTGCTGTCAAAAGAATATATGCTCACCCTGCATGAAGCTGACATGGAGAGAATTTCCCTGCATAAGGGAGAAGAAAAGACCCTGGGGTTGGATCACTGTGCCGCGGGGGCTATGGTGGTAAAAGCCTGGAAGCTTGAAGGCGCTGTGGGGGATGCTATTATTTTTCATCATAGCAGCGAAGCGTATGCGGGCAACAGCGTTGATGTGCTTTACAGTGTTATCGCTGCAAATCGGTTTGCGTCCCTTGGGGACATAGGCTTTGCGGGGGATCGTTATCCTGATAAAATAGAGAAATCTGTATGGGATGCCCTGGGGATTACCCAGGAGGCCTTTGCCGAGCTTGAGCCCATGGTGAATAGCGAAATCGAAAAGGCTAAAATATTTTTAAAGATTTAA
- a CDS encoding tetratricopeptide repeat protein encodes MSPIDIQDVLERARGSARVGDHEEAERLLKSYLAKKPDSREAHLLLGATLAREAKLTEAADEFTTLLAKNPQDIEALNNIAVIYRRQGKLQDALGALVEAIDLEPTKAEFHYNIGNIHKQMGNLKAASMAYAKVIELDPNYVSAYNNLGTIYDQLKEYDKAYGIFHKGLNLDRNNPTLHFNYGVALEANGRLEDAANEYRAALRSKPGWLEPMNNLGIIHFKQGRHDKALDVFNRIIDSDPSNAEARNNMGVIQADQGKNKEAVQNYRRAIEADPRYTKAVVNLERTLEESGDFANAVLELEKLVKLTPDSADLRDRLSGLYLKMERYPEALEQAKAALEWAPEDTQALRVLGAVQRITGNDEEAKAAFEKMLAIDPGNYSFHLDLADIHFKRKEYKEAEDCIMAYLARRPNDRTAKLLLGKLYAEMGNKAHAVQVFEELSKIDPNDTEALAATAELYKESGSVEKALRTADALVNLQGKRATSDDLSELNKSLDFYENAVNTYSSSVKEMWDRNMKILGGGEEHPDEESDLSLLLGSAGISQAVDEETEALFIEDDEVFAEDEMPVDDFAFSAEPFMDLDEEGDDIPQPKDPFDSLVDPSDARPPQQPSPQQPAPLRSAPLQPVPPAPQPKAPLPSAPPEPEIEAEEDAELEIDPELPPLEESLEGEGEEEEAVIGEESPEDLSEPEPEDSFLDLAPDEEAPELHEESPGMEIPVEKEPPAAESAESIEELNIDEAPAEENIEVKAMLDLLKNLKSLVDSLPEKNKSDFLASDWRLGLEFIIDVFEGRKGLFRDIEERKGESVEEIEVLDGPDPDEAAETLGYLEGLATELPDPELSAAIARKAEPVITGLKESAAKSREAHEA; translated from the coding sequence ATGAGCCCTATTGATATACAGGATGTGCTTGAACGCGCCAGGGGATCGGCCCGGGTGGGGGATCATGAGGAAGCTGAACGGCTCCTCAAAAGTTACCTTGCCAAAAAGCCCGACAGCCGGGAGGCCCATCTTCTTTTGGGGGCAACCCTTGCCCGTGAGGCGAAGCTCACCGAGGCTGCGGACGAGTTCACCACCCTTTTAGCGAAGAATCCCCAGGACATCGAAGCCCTGAACAATATCGCGGTCATCTACCGGAGGCAGGGTAAGCTTCAGGATGCCCTCGGGGCCCTTGTCGAAGCTATCGACCTGGAGCCTACCAAGGCTGAGTTCCATTACAATATCGGGAATATCCACAAGCAGATGGGGAACCTCAAGGCTGCTTCCATGGCTTACGCCAAGGTGATAGAGCTCGATCCCAACTATGTGTCTGCCTACAACAACCTGGGCACTATCTACGATCAATTAAAAGAGTATGACAAAGCCTATGGGATTTTTCACAAGGGCCTCAATCTGGATCGCAATAATCCTACCCTTCACTTTAATTACGGCGTGGCCCTCGAAGCCAACGGCCGCCTTGAGGATGCTGCCAACGAATACCGGGCTGCTCTGAGATCCAAGCCAGGCTGGCTTGAGCCCATGAACAATCTTGGTATTATCCACTTTAAGCAGGGCCGCCACGACAAGGCCCTGGATGTCTTTAACCGCATCATCGATTCGGATCCTTCCAACGCAGAAGCCCGTAACAATATGGGAGTGATTCAGGCCGACCAGGGTAAGAACAAGGAAGCGGTGCAGAATTACCGCCGCGCCATCGAAGCTGATCCACGGTACACAAAAGCCGTGGTCAACCTTGAACGTACTCTGGAAGAATCGGGCGACTTCGCCAATGCAGTGCTGGAGCTTGAAAAGCTGGTAAAGCTTACCCCGGACAGCGCCGATCTGCGGGATCGCCTTTCGGGTCTCTACCTCAAAATGGAGCGCTACCCCGAAGCCCTGGAGCAAGCCAAGGCTGCCCTGGAATGGGCGCCTGAAGATACCCAGGCCCTCCGGGTACTGGGGGCAGTGCAGCGCATTACAGGAAATGATGAGGAAGCCAAAGCTGCCTTCGAAAAAATGCTCGCCATAGATCCGGGGAACTATTCCTTTCATCTTGATTTAGCAGATATACACTTTAAGCGTAAAGAGTATAAAGAGGCCGAAGACTGCATCATGGCTTATCTTGCAAGACGTCCCAATGATCGTACGGCAAAATTGTTGTTGGGCAAACTCTACGCCGAGATGGGGAACAAGGCCCATGCGGTTCAGGTTTTTGAAGAACTCTCTAAAATCGATCCCAATGACACTGAAGCCCTTGCCGCAACAGCAGAACTGTACAAAGAATCAGGTTCTGTTGAAAAAGCCCTGCGTACTGCGGACGCCCTGGTCAACCTTCAGGGCAAGCGGGCAACTTCTGATGATTTATCTGAGCTTAACAAGTCCCTGGATTTTTATGAAAATGCGGTGAATACCTATTCTTCATCGGTAAAAGAAATGTGGGACAGGAACATGAAGATCCTTGGCGGCGGTGAAGAGCACCCCGACGAAGAAAGCGACCTGTCCCTGCTTCTTGGTTCTGCCGGAATTTCACAAGCTGTAGACGAAGAAACCGAGGCCCTCTTTATCGAAGATGACGAGGTCTTCGCCGAGGATGAAATGCCGGTCGATGATTTTGCATTCAGCGCTGAGCCTTTCATGGATCTGGACGAGGAAGGGGACGATATACCACAGCCCAAAGATCCTTTCGATTCCCTGGTCGATCCTTCCGATGCCCGCCCGCCCCAGCAGCCATCTCCCCAGCAGCCTGCGCCGCTGCGGTCTGCGCCATTGCAGCCTGTGCCGCCCGCACCGCAGCCAAAAGCCCCCCTCCCTTCTGCGCCACCTGAGCCGGAAATTGAAGCTGAGGAAGATGCTGAGCTGGAAATTGATCCCGAACTTCCTCCTTTGGAAGAATCCCTCGAGGGCGAGGGGGAAGAGGAGGAAGCTGTTATTGGTGAAGAGAGCCCCGAAGATTTAAGCGAACCTGAACCAGAGGACAGTTTCCTGGATTTGGCGCCTGACGAAGAAGCGCCTGAGCTTCACGAGGAATCACCTGGAATGGAAATTCCTGTTGAAAAAGAACCTCCTGCGGCAGAATCAGCGGAATCAATCGAAGAATTGAATATAGATGAAGCCCCTGCCGAAGAAAATATCGAAGTCAAGGCTATGCTGGACTTGTTGAAAAACCTTAAAAGTTTGGTTGACTCCCTTCCTGAGAAAAACAAATCAGATTTCCTTGCAAGCGATTGGCGACTGGGTCTGGAATTCATCATTGATGTTTTCGAGGGGCGCAAGGGGCTCTTTAGGGACATTGAGGAACGCAAGGGTGAATCTGTTGAGGAGATCGAGGTTTTGGATGGGCCTGATCCTGATGAAGCTGCGGAAACTCTGGGGTATCTGGAAGGGCTGGCGACAGAGCTGCCTGACCCGGAACTTTCGGCTGCCATTGCCCGCAAGGCCGAGCCTGTTATAACTGGATTGAAAGAGTCCGCAGCGAAAAGCAGGGAGGCCCATGAAGCCTGA
- a CDS encoding MBL fold metallo-hydrolase — protein MLSVRFWGVRGSIPCPGSATVVYGGNTACLEIRADDRLVILDLGTGVKPLGDWLMAEELKKGPIDTDIFISHTHWDHIMGFPMFTPLFIPSTKLRIRGPVPFEDDTLESIIGAQLSYRYWPVRQTELAAKIVYDQIRETVLDLGDGLKVTTKFLNHPISCLGYRFEYQGKSIVTCYDHEPFRNLFPTDPGLPGYDEYAALEGEQAAKDENAKVINFFKGADVLIRDTQYTAAEYNEHLGWGHSSYEDSLASASAAGIKKLIFFHHDPNRTDAQLVELEKVYCARAAHAGVEAMMAREGLIIEA, from the coding sequence ATGCTGTCTGTACGTTTTTGGGGTGTCCGTGGTTCAATACCCTGTCCCGGTTCAGCAACGGTAGTTTATGGTGGGAATACTGCCTGCCTTGAAATACGGGCAGATGACAGGCTTGTAATCCTCGATTTAGGCACAGGGGTGAAACCCCTGGGCGACTGGCTCATGGCGGAAGAACTTAAAAAAGGCCCCATAGATACCGACATTTTCATCAGCCATACCCACTGGGATCATATTATGGGCTTTCCGATGTTCACGCCCCTCTTTATACCATCAACAAAACTGCGCATACGGGGGCCTGTCCCCTTTGAGGACGACACCCTCGAATCCATAATCGGGGCCCAGCTTTCGTACCGGTATTGGCCAGTGCGCCAGACCGAGCTTGCGGCAAAGATTGTGTATGATCAGATACGTGAAACTGTTTTGGATCTTGGGGATGGCCTAAAAGTAACAACCAAGTTTTTAAATCATCCTATCTCCTGTCTGGGCTACCGTTTTGAGTATCAGGGTAAATCCATTGTTACTTGTTATGATCATGAACCTTTCCGCAACCTTTTCCCCACTGATCCCGGCCTTCCGGGTTATGATGAATACGCTGCCCTCGAAGGTGAGCAAGCGGCAAAAGATGAGAATGCAAAGGTAATTAATTTCTTTAAGGGCGCCGATGTGCTTATCCGCGACACCCAATACACGGCTGCCGAATACAATGAGCATTTGGGCTGGGGGCATTCAAGTTATGAGGATAGCCTCGCTTCCGCTTCTGCCGCAGGCATAAAGAAATTAATTTTCTTCCACCATGATCCCAACCGTACCGATGCCCAGCTTGTGGAGCTTGAAAAGGTTTATTGCGCCAGGGCAGCTCATGCGGGGGTGGAAGCCATGATGGCCAGAGAAGGTCTTATTATAGAGGCATAA
- the acsC gene encoding acetyl-CoA decarbonylase/synthase complex subunit gamma — MALKGLDIFKLTPKTNCKECGTPTCMAFAMKVAQGALTLDKCPHMSPEALAQLGEATAPPMKAITIGAGDKAYTLGGETVLFRHDKTFVSKSLYAVSVCSDCVDKKLPEIAKIDYERISERMFVELVSVEYKGDKAAFVETVKKAQAANRTLILDVKDLDAAKAALEIVKAGKPVLNGANESNYKEMSALAIEAGVALGVGGANLDAIYDTVKALETLGNKNLIIDVGTVSVKAAFANAVQIRRAALKDGDRSFGYPSLVNIAKLASGNAAMQTALASLFTVKYGSIVVLESMNYAQALPLYGLRQNIYTDPQKPMKVEPGIYPINGADENALCATTVDFALTYFIVSGEIERSGIPVNLLISDAGGYSVLTAWAAGKLSASSMAKFIKEQGVEDKIKSRSLIIPGKVAVLKGELEESLPGWKIIVAPGEAVGVVKFLKELTA; from the coding sequence ATGGCCCTCAAAGGATTGGATATATTCAAATTGACCCCCAAGACCAACTGCAAAGAATGCGGGACCCCTACCTGTATGGCCTTTGCCATGAAAGTTGCCCAGGGCGCATTGACCCTGGACAAATGCCCCCACATGAGCCCCGAAGCCCTCGCCCAGTTAGGCGAAGCCACCGCCCCGCCCATGAAGGCAATTACCATAGGCGCAGGCGACAAGGCCTACACCCTGGGAGGCGAAACCGTCCTCTTCAGGCACGACAAAACCTTTGTTTCCAAAAGCCTCTATGCCGTTTCGGTTTGTTCCGACTGTGTAGACAAGAAACTTCCCGAAATTGCCAAAATCGATTACGAGCGTATCAGTGAGCGTATGTTTGTTGAGCTTGTCAGCGTGGAGTACAAGGGCGACAAAGCCGCCTTTGTCGAAACCGTGAAGAAAGCCCAGGCCGCAAACCGCACCCTCATTCTTGACGTAAAAGATCTTGACGCGGCAAAAGCGGCCCTCGAAATTGTCAAAGCCGGAAAGCCCGTGCTCAATGGCGCAAATGAATCCAACTACAAAGAGATGAGCGCCCTTGCCATCGAAGCGGGCGTTGCCCTCGGCGTGGGCGGCGCAAACCTCGACGCCATTTACGACACCGTAAAGGCCCTTGAAACTCTGGGGAACAAAAACCTCATCATCGATGTTGGTACTGTTTCTGTCAAAGCCGCCTTTGCCAATGCCGTGCAGATAAGGCGGGCCGCCCTTAAAGACGGAGACCGGAGTTTTGGCTATCCTTCCCTCGTGAATATCGCCAAACTGGCTTCCGGCAATGCTGCCATGCAGACCGCCCTTGCTTCGCTCTTTACCGTGAAGTACGGCTCGATTGTCGTTCTGGAAAGCATGAACTATGCCCAGGCCCTGCCCCTCTACGGCCTCCGCCAGAACATCTATACCGACCCCCAGAAGCCCATGAAGGTAGAACCCGGGATTTATCCCATCAACGGCGCCGACGAGAACGCCCTCTGCGCCACCACCGTGGACTTTGCCCTTACCTACTTCATTGTGTCCGGCGAAATTGAACGTTCCGGCATCCCCGTAAATCTTCTTATTTCGGACGCCGGCGGTTATTCGGTGCTCACCGCCTGGGCGGCAGGAAAACTGTCGGCCTCCTCAATGGCAAAGTTCATCAAGGAACAGGGCGTGGAAGACAAGATAAAGAGCCGTTCCCTCATCATTCCCGGCAAAGTCGCAGTTCTCAAGGGCGAGCTTGAAGAAAGCCTCCCCGGCTGGAAGATTATTGTAGCCCCAGGCGAAGCTGTGGGCGTAGTAAAATTCCTTAAGGAATTGACGGCGTAA
- the acsE gene encoding carbon monoxide dehydrogenase/acetyl-CoA synthase methytransferase subunit encodes MGKFIVVGERIHCISPAIRAAMEKMDPAPIIQRAKDQIAGGASYLDVNIGPAEKNGEELMKWAVKLIQENCDNIPLCLDTANKKAIEAGISVYNRTHGKPIVNSADAGDRISNIDLAAANDAIVITLCSKHGVPANNEERMTFCQEMLEHGLALGMDALDMWFDPLTLVIKGMQEKQPEYLEFIRQLKDMGLNSTAGLSNASNGMPKELRPVVDSVLTAMAIECGLTSAIMNPCDKRLMDTVKTCAVILNQTLYADSYLEL; translated from the coding sequence ATGGGAAAGTTTATCGTTGTAGGTGAAAGGATACATTGTATCTCTCCGGCGATTCGTGCTGCTATGGAAAAAATGGATCCCGCTCCGATTATTCAGCGGGCCAAGGATCAGATCGCGGGCGGCGCATCCTATCTTGATGTGAATATCGGGCCTGCCGAAAAGAACGGCGAAGAGCTTATGAAGTGGGCGGTAAAACTGATACAGGAAAACTGCGACAACATCCCCCTCTGCCTCGACACGGCCAACAAGAAAGCCATCGAGGCGGGCATCTCGGTGTATAACCGCACCCACGGTAAGCCCATTGTCAACTCTGCCGACGCGGGCGATCGCATTTCCAACATCGACCTGGCGGCCGCCAACGATGCCATCGTCATCACCCTCTGTTCCAAGCACGGCGTCCCTGCCAACAACGAGGAGCGCATGACCTTCTGCCAGGAAATGCTGGAACATGGTCTTGCCCTGGGCATGGACGCCCTGGACATGTGGTTCGACCCCCTGACCCTGGTCATCAAGGGCATGCAGGAAAAGCAGCCTGAATACCTCGAGTTCATACGTCAGCTTAAAGATATGGGCCTCAATTCCACAGCTGGCCTTTCCAACGCCAGCAACGGCATGCCCAAGGAACTGCGCCCTGTGGTGGACTCAGTCCTCACCGCCATGGCCATTGAATGCGGTCTCACCTCCGCCATCATGAACCCCTGCGACAAGAGGCTTATGGATACGGTGAAAACTTGTGCGGTTATTTTGAACCAGACTTTGTACGCGGATTCTTATTTGGAACTGTAA
- a CDS encoding response regulator → MEMEEDKKNGLPIVMMVDDTVANLTHARSILKGHYQVFTVASGEKFFSVLERVNPDLILLDVDLPVMDGFEILKKLKADEKNLDIPVIFLTSRSDAESELEGLSLGAIDYIYKPFSEALLLKRIENHLLMASQTRKLKSFNEELIKAKKLAEDANRAKSSFLASISHDIRTPMNAIIGMSDLMRTDNLDFVQQGYFLDIKKTSKALLQLINDLLDFSKIEAGRMEVIPVHFRLRDVYDQVCSINRFLAVNKELEFISVMDSNIPEAVFGDDLRIRQIISNLLSNAVKYTHAGHVSLSIKLSERDGKEYIAAIVEDTGIGIKQEDYEKIFNNFEQLDKEKNRLIQGTGLGLSIARALLEMMGGALELESVYGKGSTFSAWIPLIPGDIEKVEKPVIVEKVYAKEQIPVLVVDDNSVNLTVALGFLATHSIWADKALSGTEALEMISRKKYALVFMDHMMPGMDGIETVQHIRNRGDEWSRTMPIVALSANAVLGMDKIFKDAEMSDFISKPIDSNALNRILSQWLPAEKLTFHAEEAYHAETLSGSAAIKDVPLSEFLLEELSKIRSLDVREGLSHIGENRDGYFRALRQFCDGADEYAANLKYFLMEENWAEYAIRAHAVKGVFAAVGNKGLAEWAFKLEKAAKQGEAGICIAENDSFLGAMAEFRQALLGTSLINSGEEKKAKAEAGALKELLERLNSACANASGDEADAAAAELAKLCYNKEADILIGEICRLISSYDYEEASSKIRDLLKIIK, encoded by the coding sequence ATGGAAATGGAAGAAGATAAAAAAAATGGCCTGCCCATAGTAATGATGGTGGACGATACTGTAGCCAACCTCACGCACGCCAGAAGCATATTAAAAGGGCATTATCAGGTTTTTACGGTCGCCTCGGGGGAAAAATTTTTCAGCGTTTTGGAAAGAGTCAACCCTGACCTCATACTTCTGGATGTGGATCTGCCCGTGATGGATGGCTTTGAAATTTTAAAAAAGCTAAAAGCTGATGAGAAAAATTTGGATATTCCGGTAATTTTTCTTACTTCCCGTTCTGACGCCGAAAGTGAACTCGAAGGCCTTTCCCTGGGAGCCATTGATTATATCTATAAACCATTTTCAGAGGCACTGCTCCTTAAACGTATTGAAAACCACCTCCTTATGGCTTCCCAAACCAGGAAGCTTAAAAGCTTCAACGAAGAACTGATAAAGGCGAAAAAACTGGCAGAGGATGCTAATCGGGCCAAGAGCAGCTTTTTGGCATCCATCAGCCACGATATCAGGACGCCCATGAACGCCATTATTGGCATGAGCGATCTTATGCGCACCGATAATCTTGATTTTGTGCAGCAGGGGTATTTTCTGGATATAAAAAAAACCTCCAAAGCCCTGCTTCAGTTGATTAACGATCTTCTGGATTTTTCTAAAATTGAAGCAGGCAGGATGGAAGTTATCCCGGTTCATTTCAGGCTTAGGGATGTGTATGATCAAGTTTGTTCCATAAATCGGTTTCTTGCGGTAAACAAGGAGCTGGAATTTATCAGCGTTATGGATTCTAATATACCCGAGGCTGTTTTTGGCGATGATCTTCGTATACGCCAGATAATTTCCAATCTTCTGAGCAATGCGGTGAAATATACCCATGCGGGCCATGTGAGCCTGTCGATTAAGCTCAGTGAGCGGGACGGTAAAGAGTATATTGCCGCAATTGTTGAAGATACCGGCATAGGCATTAAGCAGGAGGATTATGAGAAAATCTTCAATAATTTCGAGCAGCTTGATAAGGAAAAGAACCGTCTTATACAGGGGACAGGCCTTGGGCTTTCCATTGCCAGGGCCCTTCTTGAAATGATGGGCGGGGCCTTGGAACTGGAAAGTGTTTACGGCAAAGGATCGACATTCTCCGCGTGGATTCCCTTGATTCCGGGGGATATTGAAAAAGTGGAAAAGCCTGTCATCGTAGAAAAAGTCTATGCAAAGGAGCAGATACCTGTCCTTGTGGTGGACGATAATTCGGTGAACCTTACGGTTGCCCTGGGTTTTTTGGCCACCCATAGCATATGGGCCGATAAGGCATTAAGCGGCACTGAAGCTTTGGAAATGATTTCCCGGAAAAAGTACGCTCTTGTTTTTATGGATCATATGATGCCTGGCATGGACGGGATAGAGACGGTTCAGCATATACGCAACCGCGGGGATGAATGGAGCAGAACAATGCCTATTGTCGCCTTAAGCGCCAATGCGGTTTTGGGAATGGACAAGATTTTTAAAGATGCAGAAATGAGCGATTTTATATCCAAGCCAATTGACAGTAATGCACTTAACCGCATTTTAAGCCAATGGCTTCCCGCAGAAAAGCTCACTTTTCATGCGGAAGAAGCATATCACGCAGAAACCCTGTCAGGTTCTGCCGCAATAAAAGATGTTCCCCTTTCCGAATTCCTCCTTGAAGAGCTTTCAAAAATCCGGAGCCTTGACGTGAGGGAAGGTCTTTCCCATATCGGGGAAAACCGTGACGGGTACTTCCGCGCTTTGAGGCAATTCTGCGATGGGGCCGATGAATATGCTGCGAATCTCAAGTATTTTCTTATGGAAGAAAATTGGGCCGAATATGCGATCCGGGCCCATGCAGTTAAGGGTGTTTTTGCCGCAGTGGGGAACAAGGGGCTTGCTGAATGGGCTTTCAAATTGGAGAAGGCTGCAAAGCAAGGGGAGGCTGGAATTTGCATAGCGGAGAACGATTCCTTTCTTGGGGCTATGGCCGAGTTCCGCCAGGCCCTATTAGGTACTTCCCTGATAAATTCCGGGGAAGAAAAAAAGGCCAAAGCCGAAGCGGGGGCTTTAAAGGAATTATTGGAGCGTCTCAATTCCGCCTGTGCCAATGCATCAGGGGATGAGGCCGATGCTGCTGCTGCGGAACTGGCAAAACTGTGCTATAATAAAGAAGCGGATATTTTAATCGGTGAAATATGCCGTTTAATTTCATCCTATGATTATGAGGAAGCATCTTCAAAAATCAGGGATCTTTTAAAAATTATAAAATGA
- a CDS encoding CooT family nickel-binding protein, whose protein sequence is MCLSTVYELGEGQTPRKLCEHVCTVSVSGDRLVFTDIIGVEVEFAGLIKNIDLTRNTINVSRCEQRQ, encoded by the coding sequence ATGTGCCTTTCTACTGTGTATGAACTGGGGGAGGGGCAGACGCCCAGGAAACTCTGCGAACATGTCTGCACTGTCTCGGTTTCAGGAGATCGCCTTGTTTTTACCGACATCATAGGGGTCGAGGTGGAATTTGCGGGCTTGATTAAAAATATCGACCTTACGAGGAATACTATAAATGTGAGCAGGTGTGAGCAGCGGCAGTGA